GTCGGAGTGGATGAGCACCGAGCCGTCCGACTTCAGCATCAGCACCCGGGTGGCGAGCGGGAGGTGGGCGGTCAGCCGACCTGCGTAGTCCACCTGGCAGCGCGCGACGACGATCCTCACGACGGGCGAATCTACAGGGATCGCGCGTCGCGCCACGCAGCGCTCCCGTCCGGCACCCGGCGCCCGCGGCGTGACGGTTCCCACACCCGCCAGCCGGCAAGCGCGTGGGAGCATGCGTGCCATGACTGACGTGCCTGCTCGCGAGTTCACCACCGTCGGAGTGATCGGCCTGGGCACCATGGGTGCGGGCATCGCCGAGGTGTTCGCCCGCAACGGCCACCGCGTCATCGGCGTCGAGGTCACCGACGCGGCCGTCGAGCGCGGCCGGCAGCACCTCGAGCACTCCACCGGGCGCGCGGTGAAGCGCGGCAAGATGACCGAGGAGCAGCAGGACGAGATCCTCGGGCGCATCACGCTCACCACCGAGATGAAGGACCTGGCCGTCGCCGACCTGGTCGTCGAGGCGGTCGTGGAGTCGCTCGAGGTCAAGAAGGCGATCTTCCGGACGCTGGACTCGATCGTCGACCCGGAGGCCGTGCTCGCCACCAACACCTCCTCGCTCAGCGTCACCGAGATCTCGACGGCCAACTCCCGGCCCGGTCGGGTCGTCGGCGTGCACTTCTTCAACCCCGCGCCCGTGCAGAACCTCGTCGAGGTCATCCGGACGGTCGTCACCGAGCCGCAGGTCCTCGCCGACGTGGTGGACCTGCTGCGCGACCTCGGGAAGAACCCGGTGGTCTGCGGCGACAAGGCGGGGTTCATCGCCAACACCCTGCTCTTCGGCTACCTCAACCACGCCGTCGCGATGTACGAGGGCAAGTACGCCTCGCGCGAGGACATCGACGCCGCCATGCGCTTCGGCTGCGGCTACCCCATGGGCCCGCTGGCGCTGCTGGACCTCATCGGCCTCGACACCGCCTACGAGATCCTCGACACGATGTACAAGCAGGGACGCGACCGGCTGCACGCGCCGGCTCCGCTCCTCAAGCAGTACGTCACCGCCGGCCTGCTGGGCCGCAAGTCGGGCCGTGGGTTCTACACCTACGAGGCTCCCGACAGCCCCGTCGTGGTGGCGGACGCGCACACCCCGAGCGAGGACGACAAGCCGCGGCTGCACCACGACATCCGGCTCGTCGGTGTCGTCGGCACCGGCACCATGGCCTCGGGCATCGTGGAGGTCTTCGCGAAGGCCGGCCACGACGTCGTGTTCACCGGCCGCGGTCAGGACAAGGTGGACGGCGTCGTCGCCGCGATCACCAGGAGCTTCGACAAGCAGATCCAGCGCGGGCGCGCCACCGAGGAGGAGAAGGCGGAGGTGCTCGGCCGGGTCCGCGGCACGACGTCGCTCGACGACCTGCGCGACGTCGACCTGGTCGTCGAGGCGATCGCCGAGGACCTCGC
This genomic stretch from Nocardioides renjunii harbors:
- a CDS encoding 3-hydroxyacyl-CoA dehydrogenase family protein, whose product is MTDVPAREFTTVGVIGLGTMGAGIAEVFARNGHRVIGVEVTDAAVERGRQHLEHSTGRAVKRGKMTEEQQDEILGRITLTTEMKDLAVADLVVEAVVESLEVKKAIFRTLDSIVDPEAVLATNTSSLSVTEISTANSRPGRVVGVHFFNPAPVQNLVEVIRTVVTEPQVLADVVDLLRDLGKNPVVCGDKAGFIANTLLFGYLNHAVAMYEGKYASREDIDAAMRFGCGYPMGPLALLDLIGLDTAYEILDTMYKQGRDRLHAPAPLLKQYVTAGLLGRKSGRGFYTYEAPDSPVVVADAHTPSEDDKPRLHHDIRLVGVVGTGTMASGIVEVFAKAGHDVVFTGRGQDKVDGVVAAITRSFDKQIQRGRATEEEKAEVLGRVRGTTSLDDLRDVDLVVEAIAEDLAVKTTLFENLDEICKPGAILATTTSSLPIISMARVTKRPQQVIGMHFFNPATIMKLVEVVSTVATDEAVTETVLALCEKVGKVAVRCGDRAGFIVNALLFPYLNDAVKMLEAHYATADDIDTAMKQGCALPMGPFELLDVVGNDVSLAIQRELYLEFREPGFSPAPLLEHLVTAGYLGRKTGRGFRDYSGAR